In Camelina sativa cultivar DH55 chromosome 13, Cs, whole genome shotgun sequence, the genomic window AAGAAGAAAGGTTTGCTTCCTTGATTTGCTAGTTTAAGTTTTGTGGGTGAAATTTATCACCTCTAAGTGATAAAATCGTACTGCAAGCTGGATTGATTGTGTGTGTTATTTCTAAACAGAGAAAGCGCGATTACAAGCAGAAGCTAAGGCAGCTGAAGAAGCTCGTAGGAAAGCTGAGGCACAAGCTGCAGCAGAAGCGGCAGCTGAGGCTAAGAGAAAGCTGGAGCTTGAAAGAGAGGCAGCGCGGCAGGCATTGATGGAGGTAAAGATGTTGATTACTGCGTTGCATGCGAGAGACATTTCTTGATTCATTTGATTTCATAGTAGCTGAATGGATTAGTcattaactaaagaaaaaaaatggaatatcTACTCTCACTGTATCGCTGAGACATCAGTTTTTAATGGTAAATGATGCAGATGGAGCAGTCGGTTGAACTCAATGAAAACGCAAAGTTTCTCAAGGATCTGGAGCTGCTCAAAACAGACCAACTGACAAATGAAATAGAGGAGGATGGGCCAGATGTGTCTCACGATGGGTTGCTGCGTAGTTTCAGTTTTGGGGGTAGTAATCCTCTGGAGCAGCTTGGGCTGTTTATGAAACAGGATGAAGATGAGGAGGAAGCTGACCCGCTCACCTCACCAGCTCCTGGACTTGATGTAGAAGAGGGAGAGATTGATTGAGCTTGTGTGAAGATCGGTCAAACAATAGAAATATCTGgattcaagaaaatatatactactGTGACTGATACAGTAGACTCAAGCAGAGAGAGAGGCGTCcaatgaaatatcaaatatgaatGAGGAAAGGAATGGATTGTGGTAGTAAGCGTGGTTAAAGTTTTGCTTGGAATGTTCCTGAGAAATGTATTCTATAGTCGtctaaaaattgtttttctttttctttgcgcTTTGCGTTGTGCTGTGTGATTTTGTGTGTTCTCTTCGTGCATAAAGGGGGTCTTATGATCCGTGTGTAACAGTAAAATAAAGACTTAATTTAGCGTTTTGATTCCCTCGATATTTCGATCCCTAGAAGAGCATTGTGTTCTCTGCAAAAAGAGCCTATAGCAGAGagtattgaaaataaataaataaactcgAAACCTTTCACTCGACTCTACAACTTCAACTTCCTGATTAGGTTTTCTCTGCATGCTAGAATTGTGTGTGAGGTATTAAGTAAGCAATTTACGGATGGCGACTCCGACGCAGCTCGATTCCTCTTCCCCTGGTGTTGATGGTGGTtacgaagacgacgacgatacCTCTCCGCTATCCCGACGAAAACCTCAACGGAAGCGTTCCTCGAAACGTGCTGCTGCTTCCGAAACACTAACAgtagaagaagagacgaagaagaagaaaaggaagaaggttaagaatagcaacaacaacaacaacaaagtgAAACGAAGAAGATGAGCTCGCTATCTTAAAggtctttgtttcatcttctaTACTCGATTGCGTTGTGAAACTTTTGTGATTCCTTAAGCCAACACACATTCTTATTCTCAGGGACTAGTTGATTACCGAGCTAAGACAGGGTTCCAAACCAAAATCGATTGGGATGCTTTTTATCGTTTCATCGGAGGTTCAATTCATGTCAAAGTCACTAAGGATCAGCTCTCGAGTAAGATCAGGAAGTTGAAAAAGAAGTTTCTCGATCACATGCTAGACATCAATGAAGGAATTGATCCGCATTTTACTAGGTCTAGTGACTCTGAAGCTTTTGGGTTTTCCATGATGATTTGGGGAGAAAATAATGCTCAACTTGCTAATGCTGCTAGTATGGACAAACCACACCACAGCGAGACTCAAGTAAGTGAGACATTTGTGATGCTTACTACAATCACTTCCTTTATCTAAGCATGATTGCTTTGATGAATTGAAGTTATGAGTTATGGCTATAGAAAGAATGAttaattttggatattgttgaaTCAGGAGGAAATGATTAAGGAGGGGGAGGAAGTTGCCTTAATTGACAATGTGGCAGCTAAAAGTGACCTTGTTGACAAATCGAAACATGAAGCCATTGCTGTTGACAAAATAACTACTGCGGAGAACGGGACTGCTGGAAaagagaatgatgatgatgagttgtgCGCAGTGCAGGATGCATTTGAGACCTTGATGTCGCATGGTTTAAGTGATTATCAGAAGAAGGTGCGTGTTAAGAAGCTGATGAGCCTTGATactgagaaaagaagagagttgaGCAATGAATGGAAAGCGTTATGTCTTGAAGAAAGTAAATTGAGTATAAAGAAGCTTAGATTTACCGCAAAGCTTGCAGAGGCAGCAAACTAATGACGACagatgaaaaatcaagaaagccATTGCTGCATCTGGTGTTGCTCATTCCGAATTGGCTTTTGGATTGGATATATAGTTACCTCTCTAGTGACTGTCATGACTCATAGTTTTATACATACTAGTTGGGAAATTGTTTCTTTGTGGCATGTCATTTACTagtaagaaaattacaatattaGTATAATTCTATGAATGGGTGTTGTGTGACTTGTGAGAAGattcattaaaaatttgaaaaagagaTGATACTATAAAGTATTTTTGGTCAATTTTATGGTTACATGATTAAATATTGTCATCATATACATGTGTCAATCAGTCTATTGCTTTAGTTATAACTCAAAAACGAGACGACATAAAAAGGGattaagtttcttcttcttcttcttccattgttGTGGATTAGGGTTGAGATTCCGATCTCAATGTCGATCAATATCGGAGAAATCTCGGTTCCAGACCTCCCATTATTCTTCACCATGTTCTTAACCATCTACCTAATCGCTTACTTCATCGTCTTCCGCAATTGGAAACCACAAATCCGTCCCGAAGCTTCTAGCTGCCTGATCTCAATCTTCCACGGAACTCCGGCCGTTTTCCTCGCCACACGCGccgtcttctcctcctcctcacgCACCTTCGCCTCCGCCAACACCGCCGCCCAAAACACCGTCCTCGATTTCAGCGTCGCTTACTTTCTCACCGATCTCCTCCACTACATCGTCTTCAACCCAAGCGACGTCCTCTTCATCGGCCACCACTTGGCCactctcttcgtcttcctcaCGTGCCGGTTCCTCGTCTTCCACGGCGCTTGCGCCATCTTAGGCCTCTTGATCCTAGCCGAAGTCACGAGCGCCTGTCAGAACGCGTGGACGCTCGCCGGAGCTAGGAAAAGCGATCCGGATTCACGGTTGGCCGTAAAAGTGTACCATCTCTTGTCCCCTCCGTTTTACGCCTTCTACAGTATCGTTAGGGGTGTGTTGGGGCCTTTGTTTTTCGTGAAAATGGTATCGTTTTACGCGAGAGGCGGTGCTCATGGTGTGATACCTAATTGGTTGTGGATTTCTTGGGCTATTGTTGTTGGAACTGCTATTACTGTTAGTATACTTTGGATTTGGAACCTCTGGATTGATTTGTTTAGAGAAAGGAAAGCTAATCAACTAGGACATGACAAGAAAATTAGAtagctttctttctttcttctctctctctctctctcactctcaacaTCATTGTTTGAGCTTCCTTTCCCATATAtgtactatatatttatatataccattATTGTTTTCACCTTTTAGAATTCTCTTTACACTATGTATGTTTTGCTTCTGGTGTGCAAATGCACTGTTTAATTTATCTCTGTATTGTTCACTTGTTTATCTACGAGCCATTGACTCTCTTTGTTTACAGACTAATGCAATATTGTTTATAACACCTTGTAAACGACTATGATTGCCTTAGACTTGATGTAGTCATAGCTGGTAGCTTCCCAAGAGCTGCATAGCATGTTAGCCACAATAATAAGTCACTCTGAGGTTTTGTTTTGTGCTATGAGGATGTCTTGTGTAAGTACCCTACGAGCGGAAAGGGAAAGTAGAAGAAAGCTACAACCATATAAGCTACATGTACTCCTTTCCAAAACCATGTTATAGCTTTGCGTAAGCAAAAGCCATCTCGCGCAACGCACTGAAATAGCTTAAAAACTTTCTTCACAGGTTTGCTTCTCGCTCGCAGCTTtctttgtatcatttttttatcCATTGCTGAAGCTACCCAAGCAATCTTGGAGTAACCCTGTTTGTAATATAGAAAGTGACTCTCTTAGCATCTATCTTTACGTTTGCAGAAGATATGACGCACAAACAAGGCAGAGAAGGTTGGATTACATTACAGACATGACAGAAGCGGACTGAAGAGACACCTGAGATGGAATTCAAGTTGTTGAGCTGGGAAAACCAAAGTGGGAGGAGGCaaagatgaaaatgaaatcTCATGTGGCCTTTATGAGAAGCAAGGTCACAGTCTCACAGATCTTCTTCAGGTATTGTCCTCCTGCGAGTGTGTGACCATGGACACACGGATTTCAACAAGAAGTTGCTGCAACGCTAATTATGTAACTTGACCCAGCTCATAGAACCAGTCGAACC contains:
- the LOC104735447 gene encoding TLC domain-containing protein At5g14285 — translated: MSINIGEISVPDLPLFFTMFLTIYLIAYFIVFRNWKPQIRPEASSCLISIFHGTPAVFLATRAVFSSSSRTFASANTAAQNTVLDFSVAYFLTDLLHYIVFNPSDVLFIGHHLATLFVFLTCRFLVFHGACAILGLLILAEVTSACQNAWTLAGARKSDPDSRLAVKVYHLLSPPFYAFYSIVRGVLGPLFFVKMVSFYARGGAHGVIPNWLWISWAIVVGTAITVSILWIWNLWIDLFRERKANQLGHDKKIR